The Lachnospiraceae bacterium oral taxon 500 genome window below encodes:
- a CDS encoding triose-phosphate isomerase: MKKVYFGSNLKMYKNIADTVTYLQDLQQNTYDLSRDDVQLFIIPSYTALESANKSIDHQKILLGAQNMCWEDQGQFTGEISPLMLKETGIDLVMIGHSERRHIFNETNYEENKKVLSSLKNGFITLLCIGETETQKDYMISKEVLREQLRIGFYGVNTESVNKIWIAYEPVWSIGVNGKPAKADYVEEMHKIIKECLIEIFGSKGRDIPVLYGGSVNQQNCESLIVQPSIDGLFVGRAAWNADDFNALIRQSLMALQREKDRN; the protein is encoded by the coding sequence ATGAAAAAGGTATATTTTGGCAGCAATTTAAAAATGTATAAAAACATAGCAGATACAGTTACTTATTTGCAAGATCTACAGCAGAATACCTATGACCTTAGTCGCGATGACGTTCAACTTTTTATTATACCTTCATACACGGCGCTGGAATCGGCCAATAAGTCAATTGATCACCAAAAAATCCTGCTTGGTGCGCAAAATATGTGTTGGGAAGATCAAGGACAGTTTACCGGTGAAATTTCGCCGTTAATGTTAAAAGAAACAGGTATTGATTTAGTGATGATTGGTCATTCGGAAAGACGGCATATTTTTAATGAAACGAATTATGAAGAGAATAAAAAAGTTCTTTCTTCGCTGAAAAATGGCTTTATAACATTGCTCTGCATCGGTGAAACGGAAACACAAAAAGACTATATGATCAGCAAAGAGGTACTTAGGGAACAACTTCGAATCGGATTTTATGGTGTCAACACAGAATCTGTAAATAAAATATGGATAGCGTATGAGCCTGTATGGTCAATTGGTGTGAATGGAAAACCAGCAAAAGCAGATTATGTAGAAGAAATGCATAAAATTATAAAGGAGTGCCTGATTGAAATTTTTGGCTCTAAAGGGCGTGATATTCCGGTGCTATATGGCGGCAGTGTTAATCAACAAAATTGTGAATCATTAATTGTTCAGCCATCCATTGACGGATTGTTTGTCGGACGGGCAGCATGGAATGCAGATGATTTTAATGCATTGATTAGACAGTCGCTAATGGCATTACAAAGGGAGAAAGATAGAAATTAG
- a CDS encoding RpiB/LacA/LacB family sugar-phosphate isomerase, with the protein MKIAIGCDPNAEAEKQAVIEFIQKKGYGEVTDFGSKDPIYANVAIELAEAVARKEYDRGILLCGTGIGMSIAANKVKGAYAALAADVYSAERARLSNDANIITMGAFTTGSKNREEIITAFLTNEFVPGCSSQPKVDAYHKYDALKGSCY; encoded by the coding sequence ATGAAAATTGCAATCGGATGCGACCCAAATGCAGAAGCGGAGAAGCAAGCTGTTATTGAGTTCATTCAAAAAAAAGGATATGGTGAAGTAACGGACTTTGGCAGCAAAGATCCGATTTACGCAAATGTTGCAATTGAACTGGCGGAAGCAGTCGCCAGAAAAGAATATGATCGAGGAATCTTGCTTTGCGGAACAGGGATCGGGATGTCAATTGCGGCCAATAAGGTAAAGGGAGCTTATGCAGCATTGGCAGCAGATGTTTATTCAGCTGAACGGGCAAGATTATCAAACGATGCGAATATTATAACTATGGGAGCATTTACAACCGGCAGCAAAAATAGGGAAGAAATAATAACGGCTTTTTTGACGAATGAGTTTGTACCAGGATGCAGCAGTCAGCCTAAAGTGGATGCATATCATAAATATGATGCCTTAAAAGGAAGTTGCTATTAG
- a CDS encoding PTS fructose transporter subunit IIB yields MAKVNVLTVCGSGIVTSSMIAHQIEEMLEEEGYDVSAEESNPSEMSTFLMRKNYNFIAYASPIDEKETNGVPAIPAIGLITGRGSDEFKEQMLEVLKSQGL; encoded by the coding sequence ATGGCAAAAGTAAATGTTTTAACAGTATGTGGATCCGGAATCGTTACATCTTCAATGATTGCTCATCAGATTGAAGAAATGCTGGAAGAAGAGGGGTATGATGTTAGTGCGGAGGAATCAAATCCGAGTGAAATGTCAACCTTTTTAATGCGCAAAAATTATAACTTTATTGCGTATGCTTCGCCGATTGATGAAAAAGAAACAAACGGCGTTCCGGCAATTCCGGCAATTGGTTTAATTACCGGACGCGGATCGGATGAATTTAAAGAGCAGATGTTGGAGGTTCTTAAAAGTCAGGGTCTATAA
- a CDS encoding transcriptional regulator, with protein MLLRKDLIRIGLKGSTSEEVERNFAAVFVEAGVGKSNYPDAIVAREKDYPTALPAAAFDIAIPHTYAEYVNEEAMGIAILEHPVEFKQMGSPEITLYPQLLFMLAIIDPKNQLKTLQNIVKIVQSDDLLFRVKNAKTADEVYDILEPALKIEGDGE; from the coding sequence ATGCTTTTAAGAAAGGATCTAATTAGGATTGGGCTGAAAGGAAGTACATCAGAAGAAGTAGAACGAAACTTTGCAGCTGTTTTTGTAGAGGCGGGAGTGGGCAAGTCAAACTACCCAGATGCGATTGTTGCCAGGGAAAAAGACTACCCAACTGCGTTGCCGGCAGCAGCGTTTGATATTGCAATTCCTCATACATATGCAGAGTATGTGAATGAAGAAGCAATGGGAATAGCCATTCTGGAGCATCCGGTTGAATTTAAACAGATGGGTTCGCCTGAGATTACATTATACCCTCAACTCCTGTTTATGTTGGCAATCATTGATCCTAAAAATCAATTAAAGACTCTTCAGAATATTGTTAAGATTGTGCAAAGTGATGATCTGCTGTTTCGAGTAAAAAATGCCAAAACGGCAGATGAAGTGTACGATATATTAGAGCCTGCCCTCAAAATTGAGGGGGATGGTGAATGA